The Candidatus Koribacter versatilis Ellin345 genome has a segment encoding these proteins:
- the mpl gene encoding UDP-N-acetylmuramate:L-alanyl-gamma-D-glutamyl-meso-diaminopimelate ligase, giving the protein MNGPHIHLIGVCGTAMASLAGMLKERGIRVSGSDAAAYPPMSDFLAKIGVSVAQPFAEANLDPRPDLVVVGNAISRGNVELEYVLDRRIPFTSMAELLHREFLHDREVIAIAGTHGKTTTTSMLSWIFHHAGRNPSFLIGGIAENFGSSFAVADGAEFIIEGDEYDTAFFDKGPKFLHYFPKSLILTAVEFDHADIYKDLDEVKTAFKRLVNLVPRSGCILAWDGHPNVDECVTKAFCKVERYGFTARADWRIVDVEHAPEKTSWRVLRNGEPWAHFEFPIAGDYNVLNATAAAAMAAHYAIDTDAIAEALHHFKSVKRRLEVKAEVKGITIIDDFAHHPTAIAETLKALRSRYAGRRLWAVLEPRSNTLRRNVFQHELVQSLRIADRVVLAATFKSEAIPEKERLDPANVVAELNQLGTPAELHASADKIVAAIAPQLAAGDVVGILSNGGFGGIYEKLPARIEAGA; this is encoded by the coding sequence ATGAACGGCCCTCATATTCATCTCATCGGCGTATGCGGTACCGCGATGGCGTCGCTCGCTGGCATGTTGAAAGAACGCGGGATTCGCGTTTCAGGTTCCGACGCCGCTGCTTATCCTCCGATGTCGGACTTCCTGGCGAAGATCGGCGTGTCCGTCGCACAGCCGTTTGCGGAAGCAAACCTCGATCCGCGGCCTGACCTCGTCGTTGTTGGCAATGCGATTTCACGCGGCAATGTCGAGCTGGAGTACGTGCTCGATCGCCGCATTCCATTTACTTCGATGGCGGAGCTGCTGCACCGCGAATTTCTCCACGACCGCGAAGTCATCGCCATTGCCGGTACGCATGGAAAAACGACAACGACCTCAATGCTGTCGTGGATCTTTCATCATGCGGGTCGCAACCCATCGTTTTTGATTGGTGGAATCGCCGAGAACTTCGGCTCCAGCTTCGCCGTCGCCGATGGCGCGGAGTTCATTATCGAAGGCGATGAGTACGACACCGCGTTCTTCGACAAGGGACCGAAGTTCCTCCACTACTTTCCAAAGTCGCTCATCCTTACCGCTGTCGAGTTCGATCACGCTGACATCTACAAGGACCTCGATGAAGTGAAGACCGCGTTCAAGCGGCTTGTCAATCTGGTGCCACGAAGCGGCTGCATCCTCGCGTGGGACGGGCACCCGAATGTGGACGAGTGCGTGACGAAAGCGTTCTGCAAAGTCGAGCGCTACGGTTTCACCGCGCGCGCAGACTGGCGAATTGTGGACGTGGAGCACGCGCCCGAGAAGACATCGTGGCGAGTCCTGCGCAACGGAGAACCTTGGGCGCATTTCGAATTTCCCATCGCAGGCGATTACAACGTGTTGAACGCCACCGCTGCGGCCGCGATGGCCGCTCACTACGCGATTGACACGGATGCCATCGCCGAAGCCCTCCACCACTTCAAGAGCGTGAAGCGCCGCCTGGAGGTCAAGGCCGAAGTGAAAGGCATCACCATCATTGACGATTTCGCGCACCATCCCACCGCCATCGCCGAGACGCTGAAAGCGTTGCGCAGCCGCTACGCGGGACGACGCCTTTGGGCGGTGCTCGAGCCGCGATCGAACACGCTTCGCCGCAATGTTTTTCAGCACGAGTTGGTGCAAAGTTTGCGCATTGCTGATCGCGTGGTGCTGGCGGCCACCTTCAAATCGGAAGCGATCCCGGAGAAAGAGCGTTTGGATCCTGCGAATGTTGTCGCGGAGTTGAACCAATTGGGAACTCCTGCCGAACTGCACGCGAGCGCGGACAAAATTGTGGCGGCAATCGCGCCCCAGCTTGCCGCGGGCGATGTCGTTGGCATTCTCTCGAACGGGGGCTTCGGCGGAATCTACGAGAAGCTTCCAGCACGGATCGAGGCTGGCGCGTGA
- a CDS encoding S66 peptidase family protein, giving the protein MAFRMPPRATIRPPALLPGDTVGIVAPASNIDRPALLAGCAALERMGYKPYFLESIVERDLYFAGSIERRVAELEHMFANPEVRAIVCARGGYGVNYLLPKLPIEKLLANPKPFVGYSDITVLLTWLTDHGLVTFHGPMVTKDFGREYGIDLETWMAVLGNASDYEHTFSIDEVQPLVKGSAEGVLYGGCLSLLAASMGTPYEFKTEDTILFLEDVNEKPFQIDRMLRQLLLAGKFKTVRAFVFGEMLDCQQPHGQDYTLQEVILRILAPLGVPVAFGLSSGHVRAANRVLPFGVCAKLEVGEPVRLRCEAAVAQGTGAPRILKEPSKQ; this is encoded by the coding sequence ATGGCGTTTCGCATGCCGCCACGCGCCACAATCCGGCCGCCGGCGCTACTGCCCGGCGACACCGTGGGCATCGTGGCGCCCGCCAGCAATATTGACCGCCCCGCGTTGCTCGCCGGATGCGCCGCGCTGGAGCGCATGGGCTACAAGCCGTATTTTCTCGAATCGATTGTCGAACGTGACTTGTACTTTGCCGGTTCCATCGAGCGGCGAGTCGCTGAACTGGAGCACATGTTCGCGAATCCCGAGGTGCGGGCCATCGTCTGCGCGCGGGGCGGATATGGCGTGAACTACTTGCTGCCGAAGCTCCCAATCGAGAAGCTGCTGGCGAATCCCAAGCCATTCGTCGGCTACAGCGATATCACCGTGCTGCTCACGTGGCTCACGGATCACGGGCTGGTGACGTTTCACGGGCCGATGGTGACGAAGGACTTCGGCCGCGAGTACGGAATTGATCTCGAGACCTGGATGGCGGTGCTCGGCAATGCCTCGGATTATGAGCATACGTTCTCGATTGATGAAGTACAGCCACTGGTGAAGGGCAGTGCGGAAGGTGTGCTTTACGGCGGATGCCTCTCGCTGCTCGCAGCCTCGATGGGCACGCCCTACGAATTCAAAACCGAAGACACGATCCTGTTTCTCGAAGACGTGAACGAGAAGCCGTTCCAGATCGATCGCATGCTGCGGCAGTTGCTGCTGGCAGGCAAGTTCAAGACGGTCCGCGCCTTCGTCTTCGGCGAAATGCTCGATTGCCAGCAGCCCCACGGACAGGATTACACCTTGCAGGAAGTCATTCTGCGCATTCTCGCACCGCTCGGCGTTCCGGTCGCGTTTGGGCTTTCGTCCGGACACGTACGTGCCGCGAACCGCGTGTTGCCCTTCGGAGTGTGCGCCAAACTTGAAGTTGGCGAACCGGTGCGGCTCAGATGTGAAGCGGCAGTCGCGCAGGGAACCGGCGCGCCGCGCATACTCAAGGAACCATCCAAGCAATGA
- the dapF gene encoding diaminopimelate epimerase: protein MPSIPFAKASACGNDFLVIDFAHAGDNPSELSRRLCDRHNGVGADGVEWILPTSEADIEARLINADGSEAEVSGNGTRCVAACISDHTGATKIRILTGAGVKACELTVHNGTSFEFKAAMGKPEIAGELTVKTRHHETTGIQLSTGNPHFVIFVEEFEEGWQVLADSVARTPHFPLGTNIEFVKVLDRHSLDVRLYERGVGETQSSGTGSCASAVAAIHSGKCESPVRVATPGGAQTVEWSGEITLTGPATIVCTGEFFI from the coding sequence ATGCCGTCGATTCCGTTTGCCAAGGCGAGCGCCTGCGGCAACGATTTCCTTGTCATTGATTTTGCGCATGCAGGTGACAATCCCTCCGAACTTTCGCGGCGGCTTTGCGATCGCCATAACGGCGTTGGCGCAGACGGCGTGGAGTGGATCCTGCCGACATCGGAAGCCGACATCGAAGCGCGCCTTATTAACGCCGATGGCAGCGAAGCCGAGGTCTCAGGAAACGGCACACGGTGCGTGGCTGCCTGCATCTCCGACCACACCGGCGCAACGAAGATTCGCATTCTGACCGGCGCAGGAGTGAAGGCCTGCGAACTGACCGTACACAACGGCACGTCGTTTGAGTTCAAAGCCGCGATGGGGAAGCCCGAGATTGCTGGCGAACTAACAGTGAAGACCCGGCACCATGAAACGACTGGAATCCAGCTCTCCACCGGCAATCCGCACTTCGTCATCTTCGTCGAAGAGTTCGAGGAAGGCTGGCAAGTTCTCGCCGATTCGGTCGCGCGAACGCCGCATTTTCCCTTGGGAACGAACATTGAATTCGTAAAGGTACTCGATCGACATTCGCTGGATGTCCGGCTCTACGAGCGCGGTGTAGGCGAGACGCAATCCTCCGGCACCGGTTCTTGTGCGTCGGCCGTCGCCGCGATTCACTCCGGTAAATGCGAGTCTCCGGTGCGCGTCGCCACGCCGGGCGGTGCGCAAACCGTGGAGTGGAGCGGTGAAATTACGCTCACTGGGCCTGCGACGATCGTCTGCACTGGCGAGTTTTTCATTTAA
- a CDS encoding MgtC/SapB family protein, with translation MNLPNWAGTYSFHFEPLWILGSNLFRVGLAAVLGGCIGLERELKHKPAGLRTNMFICLGAAMFTVLSAELAGEFTGDHTRVAAQIIPGIGFIGAGSILHSRGSVQGITTAATLFVVASVGMAAGGGMYLTAVLSTILILLSLIGLGFVETKFNLKPIPTLYEVYGENADELTNHINELLEDMHHVMESVQVSKSNGHYRMQFVVTSTLGERQRLLSSLQAVSCITRVNTFSAPERE, from the coding sequence ATGAATTTACCGAATTGGGCAGGCACTTACAGCTTTCATTTTGAACCGCTCTGGATCCTTGGCTCGAACCTGTTTCGCGTTGGATTAGCGGCGGTCCTTGGCGGCTGTATTGGCCTTGAGCGCGAACTGAAGCACAAGCCAGCGGGACTGCGCACCAACATGTTCATTTGCCTCGGCGCCGCGATGTTCACGGTGCTTTCCGCGGAACTGGCCGGCGAATTCACCGGCGATCACACCCGTGTGGCGGCGCAGATCATTCCCGGTATCGGCTTCATTGGCGCGGGATCTATTCTCCATTCGCGTGGTTCGGTGCAGGGAATCACCACGGCTGCGACGTTGTTTGTAGTGGCGTCAGTGGGCATGGCTGCAGGCGGCGGTATGTATCTGACCGCCGTACTCTCCACGATCCTCATCTTGCTCTCGTTGATCGGTCTCGGCTTCGTCGAGACAAAGTTCAACCTTAAGCCCATTCCGACGCTCTACGAGGTCTACGGCGAGAACGCCGACGAACTCACGAATCACATCAACGAACTCCTGGAAGACATGCACCATGTGATGGAGAGCGTTCAGGTGAGCAAGTCGAACGGTCATTACCGGATGCAATTTGTGGTCACCAGCACGCTGGGCGAACGCCAGCGCCTTCTCTCCAGCTTGCAGGCGGTGAGCTGCATTACCCGCGTGAATACCTTCTCCGCACCCGAACGGGAGTAA
- a CDS encoding ArnT family glycosyltransferase, translating into MKKTKPAPPPLPIDYSGFVALWGALFSFAAFLYFYRHGETLLYGDAVAHINIARRIFDCREPGLRQLGTVWLPFPHLVMAPFLLNDNFWVSGIGGSLPSMVAFVLGAVGLYRLVAARTAHWVGGVAAGIYLLNPNLLYMQSTAMGESIYLALMIWAVFYLDAFARGLRDPEQPLRPAKALTRCAMVLAAAILTRYDGWFFTFIIALAALFILVRNWSLQSDKQKRLLTRSAIHFTLLCTLTPALWMSYNYWLSRHPLDFATGPYSAKAIAARTTPQGAPPYPGKDHMATAATYFLKAAKANMAEGRWQFWLMVAAVLGSAIAAVVVRGGWLWLLLWTPLPFYALSIAYGSVPIFVPEWWPFSYYNVRYGMELIPVFCVSVAFLASLGKRAMLPGRWQIALPVVVLAIVVGGYYASWRATPICLREAQANGRNRMSEDAAVARYIQMMPPDTTILMQTGSYVGALQMAGRHLDSVVWEGLYYQWELALNQPAEKADYIIAFGNDEVAQAVKAHPQGLESIVVLRVGDQAPATIYRSTARNARPL; encoded by the coding sequence ATGAAGAAGACCAAGCCCGCCCCGCCGCCGCTACCGATTGACTACTCGGGATTCGTGGCGCTGTGGGGCGCGTTATTTTCTTTCGCTGCATTCCTGTACTTCTACCGCCACGGCGAGACGCTGTTGTACGGCGACGCCGTTGCGCATATCAACATCGCGCGACGGATCTTCGATTGTCGCGAGCCGGGATTGCGCCAGCTCGGAACCGTGTGGCTGCCGTTTCCGCACCTCGTGATGGCGCCGTTTTTGCTCAATGACAACTTCTGGGTAAGCGGCATCGGCGGCTCGCTGCCTTCGATGGTGGCGTTCGTGCTGGGTGCAGTCGGGCTCTACCGGCTCGTAGCGGCGCGAACCGCGCACTGGGTCGGCGGAGTGGCGGCGGGGATCTATTTGCTCAATCCCAACCTGCTGTACATGCAGTCGACCGCGATGGGCGAGAGCATCTACCTCGCGCTGATGATCTGGGCGGTGTTTTACCTCGACGCATTCGCGCGCGGTTTGCGTGACCCGGAGCAACCGCTTCGACCTGCAAAAGCATTGACGCGTTGCGCAATGGTACTCGCGGCAGCGATCCTCACTCGCTATGACGGTTGGTTCTTCACGTTCATCATTGCGCTGGCCGCGCTGTTTATTCTGGTGCGCAACTGGAGCTTGCAGAGCGACAAACAAAAGCGTTTGCTGACGCGCTCCGCCATTCACTTCACGCTGCTGTGCACACTCACCCCGGCTTTGTGGATGAGCTACAACTACTGGCTCTCACGACATCCGCTGGACTTCGCAACCGGGCCATATTCCGCGAAGGCGATTGCCGCGCGCACCACGCCGCAAGGCGCGCCGCCCTATCCCGGCAAAGACCACATGGCTACCGCGGCGACGTATTTCCTAAAGGCCGCGAAAGCCAACATGGCGGAAGGCCGCTGGCAGTTCTGGCTGATGGTGGCTGCGGTGCTCGGGAGCGCAATTGCGGCGGTCGTGGTTCGCGGCGGCTGGCTTTGGCTTTTGCTATGGACGCCGTTGCCGTTTTACGCGCTTTCCATCGCCTACGGCAGTGTGCCTATCTTCGTGCCGGAGTGGTGGCCGTTCTCCTACTACAACGTGCGTTACGGGATGGAACTGATTCCCGTCTTCTGCGTGAGTGTGGCGTTCCTCGCGTCGCTAGGGAAGCGCGCGATGCTGCCGGGACGCTGGCAGATCGCACTGCCGGTTGTCGTGCTGGCGATTGTGGTAGGAGGCTATTACGCGTCGTGGCGCGCGACCCCGATTTGTCTGCGCGAGGCCCAGGCCAATGGCCGCAACCGCATGTCGGAGGACGCTGCCGTTGCTCGCTACATCCAGATGATGCCGCCGGATACGACCATCCTGATGCAGACCGGTTCCTACGTCGGCGCGTTACAGATGGCGGGACGGCACCTCGACAGCGTGGTTTGGGAAGGGCTCTATTACCAGTGGGAACTAGCCCTCAATCAACCGGCAGAAAAAGCGGACTACATCATCGCCTTCGGTAACGATGAGGTCGCGCAAGCCGTAAAGGCGCATCCGCAAGGCCTGGAAAGCATCGTGGTGTTGCGTGTTGGCGATCAGGCCCCGGCCACGATTTATCGCAGCACCGCTCGAAACGCACGGCCGCTTTAG
- a CDS encoding PfkB family carbohydrate kinase translates to MSIVVVGSVAFDSLKTPYGEREKILGGAATYFSLAASQFTKVRVIAVVGEDFTAKHEDVMRSRGIDTTGLVHSEGKTFHWGGEYHAENINDAKTKFTDLNVFQDFKPEIPAGYRDSDFLFLANIDPVLQLQVREQLPNVKLVGGDTMNLWINIKNAELHDTLKRVDILLINDSEAKMLAHDNSLPRAARKVLDLGPKALVIKHGEYGATIFFRDGEFEGTHHPFRAPALPLEEVVDPTGAGDSFAGGFMGYIASQGKMTRSVLKQAMFYGSVMGSFAVERFGTERLESVTRAEIEKRLALFRDLTHLD, encoded by the coding sequence ATGTCCATCGTAGTGGTGGGTTCGGTAGCATTCGATAGTTTGAAGACTCCGTATGGGGAGAGAGAAAAAATCCTTGGCGGTGCCGCGACCTATTTCTCGCTGGCAGCGAGCCAGTTCACCAAAGTGCGTGTGATTGCCGTTGTGGGCGAAGACTTCACCGCGAAGCACGAAGATGTAATGCGTTCGCGCGGCATTGATACCACTGGCCTGGTTCACTCGGAAGGCAAGACCTTCCACTGGGGCGGCGAGTATCACGCGGAGAACATCAACGACGCCAAGACGAAATTCACCGACCTGAATGTCTTCCAGGATTTCAAGCCGGAGATCCCGGCGGGCTATCGCGATTCCGATTTCCTCTTCCTTGCGAACATCGATCCAGTCCTGCAACTCCAGGTGCGTGAGCAACTGCCGAACGTGAAGCTGGTCGGCGGCGACACCATGAACCTGTGGATCAATATCAAGAACGCGGAATTGCACGACACTCTGAAGCGCGTGGATATCTTGCTGATCAACGACAGCGAAGCGAAGATGCTGGCCCACGACAACAGCCTGCCGCGCGCGGCTCGGAAAGTTCTTGACCTCGGCCCGAAGGCGTTGGTCATCAAGCATGGCGAATACGGTGCGACTATTTTTTTCCGCGACGGCGAATTCGAAGGCACGCACCATCCGTTCCGCGCTCCGGCATTGCCGCTCGAAGAAGTGGTTGATCCCACTGGAGCAGGTGATTCCTTTGCCGGCGGCTTCATGGGCTACATCGCATCGCAGGGCAAGATGACGCGATCGGTGCTCAAGCAGGCGATGTTCTACGGCAGCGTGATGGGATCTTTTGCCGTCGAGCGCTTCGGTACCGAGCGCCTGGAATCGGTGACCCGCGCGGAGATCGAGAAGCGGCTGGCGCTGTTCCGCGATCTCACCCACCTCGACTGA
- the mtnP gene encoding S-methyl-5'-thioadenosine phosphorylase → MQAEIGIIGGSGLYSMPGVSDVQEVRVTTPFGEPSDPYVLGTLAGRKVAFLARHGRGHRLLPTELNFRANIHGFKQLGVERIISVSAVGSLKEEHRPLEFVIPDQFYDRTKQRVSTFFGEGIVAHVGFGDPVCGEMAKVVKHATDKAGVVAKAGGTYVCMEGPQFSTKAESNLYRSWGFDVIGMTNLQEAKLAREAELCYVTVAMVTDYDCWHPDHDAVTVDQIVAVLLKNAENACSVVREAVAAMPKDRTCKCGSALATAIITNKDVVPAATKEKLKLIIGKYFGEQKAGA, encoded by the coding sequence TTGCAGGCTGAAATCGGCATCATTGGCGGCAGTGGGCTGTATTCCATGCCCGGCGTGTCAGACGTGCAGGAAGTACGCGTGACTACACCTTTTGGTGAGCCATCCGATCCCTACGTTTTAGGAACTCTAGCGGGACGCAAGGTCGCGTTCCTGGCCCGGCATGGTCGCGGACATCGGCTGCTTCCCACCGAGTTGAACTTCCGCGCCAACATTCACGGCTTCAAGCAGCTTGGCGTGGAGAGGATCATTTCGGTCTCCGCCGTGGGGTCGCTGAAGGAAGAACATCGGCCGCTCGAGTTTGTGATTCCCGACCAGTTCTACGACCGCACCAAACAACGGGTATCCACGTTCTTCGGTGAGGGAATCGTGGCGCACGTGGGATTTGGCGATCCGGTTTGCGGCGAAATGGCGAAGGTGGTGAAACACGCAACCGACAAAGCCGGAGTGGTTGCCAAAGCGGGCGGAACCTACGTGTGCATGGAAGGCCCGCAGTTCTCGACGAAGGCGGAGTCGAACCTGTATCGCTCGTGGGGCTTCGACGTGATCGGCATGACCAACCTGCAGGAAGCGAAACTCGCGCGCGAAGCCGAACTTTGCTATGTGACGGTGGCGATGGTGACCGATTACGACTGCTGGCATCCCGATCACGACGCCGTGACCGTTGACCAGATCGTCGCCGTGCTGCTGAAGAACGCGGAGAACGCGTGCAGCGTGGTGCGCGAAGCCGTGGCGGCGATGCCGAAAGATCGCACCTGCAAATGTGGCTCGGCGCTAGCGACGGCGATCATCACGAATAAAGATGTGGTTCCGGCGGCTACCAAAGAAAAACTCAAACTGATTATTGGTAAATACTTCGGCGAACAAAAGGCGGGCGCGTAA
- a CDS encoding YgfZ/GcvT domain-containing protein: MRNSLLQEKTAPARMGEYHGAHAAAVYTDVAREFDALRTGAAVYEATWRAKIVATGEDRVRWLNGMITNNVRDLAVSRGVYSFVLNAQGRIQGDLIAFQRGDYILLETDESQAESLTALFDRFIIMDDVEIANVSEKLASIGVKGPKAAEVLREAGFPADLKALDVVDATWNGVGISVACGASEQFPEFEIWFAPEHTVAVWDALVSAGAQPVGYEALELHRIATGIPAFGQDIRERDLPQETAQSHALHFSKGCYVGQEIVERIHSRGNVHRGFTGFSLSQLVNSGTKLVRDGKEVGEITSVAELPSKKIIALGYVRREAATSELVAGDATAKVHPLPFEF, from the coding sequence ATGCGTAATTCCTTGCTTCAAGAGAAAACCGCGCCGGCACGGATGGGCGAGTACCACGGTGCGCACGCAGCCGCCGTCTACACCGACGTCGCCCGCGAATTCGATGCCCTTCGTACCGGAGCCGCTGTTTACGAAGCGACCTGGCGCGCAAAGATCGTCGCGACTGGCGAAGACCGCGTCCGCTGGCTCAATGGCATGATCACGAACAACGTTCGCGATCTCGCTGTCAGCCGCGGCGTATACAGCTTTGTCCTTAACGCACAGGGCCGCATTCAGGGCGATCTCATCGCTTTTCAGCGTGGCGATTACATCCTGCTCGAAACCGATGAATCGCAGGCCGAGTCGCTGACCGCTCTGTTCGATCGCTTCATCATCATGGACGACGTTGAAATCGCGAATGTCAGCGAGAAGCTGGCCTCCATCGGTGTAAAGGGACCGAAGGCCGCAGAGGTCCTTCGCGAAGCTGGTTTCCCTGCCGATCTCAAAGCACTCGATGTCGTGGATGCGACCTGGAACGGCGTCGGCATTTCCGTCGCCTGCGGCGCGAGCGAGCAGTTCCCCGAATTCGAAATCTGGTTCGCGCCGGAACATACCGTGGCCGTGTGGGACGCGCTGGTTTCCGCCGGAGCTCAGCCCGTAGGCTACGAAGCCCTTGAGTTACATCGCATTGCGACCGGCATACCCGCCTTCGGACAGGACATTCGCGAGCGCGATCTCCCGCAGGAGACCGCGCAGAGTCACGCGCTACACTTCTCCAAGGGCTGCTACGTCGGCCAGGAGATCGTCGAGCGCATCCACTCGCGCGGCAATGTTCATCGCGGATTTACTGGTTTCTCACTTTCGCAACTCGTAAACTCCGGGACAAAGCTCGTCAGAGACGGCAAAGAAGTTGGCGAGATCACCAGCGTTGCCGAACTGCCATCCAAGAAAATCATTGCCCTTGGCTATGTGCGCCGCGAGGCAGCTACCAGCGAGCTTGTTGCCGGTGACGCAACTGCCAAAGTACATCCCTTACCGTTTGAGTTTTAA
- a CDS encoding DUF1844 domain-containing protein, translating into MADKKNESFTVTDRRKFTIDGDVRPDAPREEEAPAAPPAPEAKPDSNVKEFPKRAVEAPTAAAETEPEQPDAVSIEETRESAAAYKQSIADIDQHLAGQMKEQGRTPKDFEMNFEKLVASLYTTAIMQLGLDPASGQMKYQPDIIAARQTVDMLSILQEKTKGNLDAKEGRLLDSILYELRMAYIEITKMLTQAPPPGGSGKP; encoded by the coding sequence ATGGCCGATAAGAAAAACGAAAGCTTCACCGTAACCGACCGCCGCAAGTTCACTATCGACGGCGATGTCCGTCCTGACGCTCCACGCGAAGAAGAGGCTCCCGCCGCACCACCCGCTCCGGAAGCGAAGCCCGATTCGAACGTGAAGGAGTTTCCCAAACGCGCCGTCGAGGCGCCCACCGCCGCGGCGGAAACAGAGCCCGAGCAACCCGATGCCGTGAGTATCGAAGAGACGCGCGAGTCGGCGGCTGCCTACAAGCAATCCATTGCCGACATCGACCAGCACCTCGCCGGACAGATGAAGGAACAGGGCCGCACGCCTAAAGACTTCGAAATGAACTTCGAGAAGTTGGTGGCCTCCCTGTACACGACGGCGATCATGCAGCTTGGCCTCGATCCTGCCAGCGGCCAGATGAAGTACCAGCCGGATATCATCGCCGCGCGCCAGACCGTGGACATGCTCTCGATCCTGCAAGAGAAGACCAAGGGCAATCTCGACGCGAAAGAGGGCCGCCTGCTCGACAGCATCCTCTACGAGCTGCGCATGGCCTACATCGAGATCACCAAGATGCTCACGCAGGCGCCGCCGCCCGGAGGATCCGGCAAGCCCTGA
- a CDS encoding MBL fold metallo-hydrolase — MRATLTVLGSGTSMGVPTIGCDCAVCSSSDPHDRRLRPSVMVQYDGKLVLIDTTPDFREQALREGIKKIDAIVYTHGHADHILGLDDVRPLSFPRITGGARVPLYANEKTERVLKHVFKYIFDDDYKFGSIAQVEMHRVHHEAIELFGAKFIPVPVIHGETEIYGYRFGSAAYLTDFSSIPDASMEMLRGLDILFLDALRHKPHPTHSTLDNSVSIAEKLKAKHTYFTHISHDLPHEETNRQLPAGIQLAHDGLKLEFEL, encoded by the coding sequence ATGCGCGCCACTCTCACGGTCCTCGGAAGCGGCACGTCGATGGGCGTGCCGACGATCGGTTGCGACTGCGCGGTCTGCAGCTCCAGCGATCCGCATGACCGCAGGCTGCGCCCGTCAGTCATGGTGCAATACGACGGCAAGCTGGTGCTCATTGACACCACACCCGACTTCCGCGAACAGGCACTGCGCGAAGGCATTAAAAAGATCGACGCTATCGTCTATACGCATGGTCACGCCGATCACATCCTCGGCCTCGACGACGTGCGGCCACTCAGTTTTCCGCGCATCACCGGCGGAGCGAGAGTGCCACTCTACGCCAACGAAAAAACCGAGCGCGTGCTGAAACACGTCTTCAAGTACATCTTTGACGACGACTACAAATTCGGCAGCATCGCGCAGGTGGAAATGCACCGCGTGCATCATGAGGCAATCGAACTGTTCGGCGCGAAATTCATCCCGGTGCCGGTGATCCATGGAGAAACCGAGATCTATGGCTACCGCTTTGGTTCGGCCGCGTACCTCACCGACTTCAGTTCGATACCCGATGCGTCCATGGAAATGCTGCGCGGTCTCGACATCCTGTTTCTCGACGCGCTGCGCCACAAGCCGCACCCCACGCACTCCACGCTCGACAATTCGGTTTCGATCGCTGAGAAGCTCAAGGCCAAACATACGTACTTCACGCACATCTCCCACGATCTGCCGCACGAGGAAACCAACCGGCAGCTTCCCGCCGGGATTCAACTGGCCCATGACGGCCTGAAACTCGAATTCGAGCTCTGA